Genomic segment of Planktothrix tepida PCC 9214:
AAACAACCCTTTAATTCCCATTGCCAGTACAATATTCTGCACCACAATCTGGCGAGTCTTTTTAGCAACTTGAATCGCCTCCGCTACTTTAGACGGAGCATCCGTCATAATCACCACATCCGCCGTTTCAATTGCTGCATCTGATCCCAATCCTCCCATCGCCATACCGATATCCGCCCTAGCAATCACAGGCGTATCGTTGATGCCATCCCCGACAAACGCAACTTTGCTGTTTCCAGATCGACTCAGCAAAGCCTCAATTGCCTCTACTTTTCCTTCGGGTAACAATTCAGCCTTATAGGAATCTACACCCAACTGCTCTGCAATGCTTTTAGCAACAATGCCGTTGTCACCCGTCAGCATCACTGTATGTTCAACACCAACAGCTTTAAGGTCTTGAATTGCTTTAACGGCATCGTCCTTAATTTCATCGGCAATTAAAATATAGCCTGCATAGCGTCCCTCAACAGCGAGATGAACAACAGTACCCTCAACATTGCAGGTATCGTGGTCAATGTTTTCTCGATGCAAAAGCCGATCATTTCCGGCGAGAACAACTTGATTGTTCACCGTCGCCCGAATGCCATAACCCGCAATTTCTTCATAGTTCGTGACATCGGCATCATCAATGGGTTGACCATAAGCTTCTCGAATTGATTCTGCAATTGGGTGGCTAGAATGGGATTCAGTTTGAGCCGCTATCTTCAGCAGTTCTAATTCGGAAAAATTGTTTTGAGTTACAATTTTCGCCACTTTAAACACACCTTTAGTTAAGGTTCCAGTTTTATCAAAAACAACGGTTTTAACTGCTGTTAGAATATCCAGAAATATCGAACCTTTAACTAAAATTCCTCGTTTAGCAGCGCCTCCAATACCACCAAAGTAACCCAAAGGAATACTAATAACGAGTCCGCAGGGGCAGGAAATTACCAGCAGAATTAGGGCGCGGTAAACCCATTCCGTGTGAGTTGCACTGGGAATGAAGAGTGGCGGTAGAAGGGCTACAGCTAGGGACAGAACAACGACAACGGGGGTGTAATAACGAGCAAATTGGGTAATAAATTTCTCAGTTTCTGCTTTTTTGCTAGTCGCGTTTTCAACTAAATCGAGAATTTTAGCAATGGAAGATTCCCCAAAGGGTTTGGTGACTTGTACAGTCAGCACACCCGTTTGATTAATCATTCCTGCAAGAACGACTTCTCCGACCTTCACTGTCCGGGGAACGGATTCTCCGGTTAATGCTGAAGTATCGATTTGAGAATAGCCTTCGAGAATTTCACCATCTAAGGGAATCTTTTCTCCAGGTTTGACAATAATAATATCCCCCACATTAACAATTTCTGGGGAGACTGCTTTGAGAGTGCCATTGAGTTTCAGATTAGCCGTGTCGGGGCGAACTTCCAGCACAGATTTGATAGAACGACGAGAACGACCCACTGCGTATTCTTGAAACAATTCTCCGATGCGGAAAAACAGCATAACGGCGACGGCTTCAGGAAGTTGATGAATGGCGATCGCCCCGACCGTCGCAATGGTCATCAAAAAGTTCTCATCAAACACCTGTCCCCGGAGAATGTTCCGTCCCGCCGCTTTTAATACTGTTGAGCCACTGATCAAATAAGCGGGAATGAACACGGCATACTCAGCAATGCTGTAGGGTGTATGGTGAAGTGGCTGTTCAAAGACTATTCCTAGCACAAGCAGGACAACTACTCCGAGCACGGGAATCAGTTCTTGTTTCAGGTTAAACTCCCCTGAGCCGTGATGATGGCTGTGGTCATGGTCATGGTTATGGTTATGGTCATGAGCCTCTGGGCTGATGATGGTGAAGCCTAGAGAGATGACGCGATCACGGATTTCCTGTTCACTCACCTGCTTTGGGTCATAGGTCACACTTAAACGTTCCGTCGCCACACTCACAGATATATGTGCCACACCCGGTATTTTCTGTACACCTGCCTCGATCTTGGCTGCACAGCTACCGCAATCCATACCACCGACCTGCATCTGTTGAGTTTTCACCGAAGGAGTTTGAGTCATTGCTCGTTTGCTGAATTAATCGTAATGATCAGCATTGTAGTCAAATTCTTGAAAGATCTGAGCCGTTTTTTTCTAATAAAAATGATTCTCATTCTAAGCTGCTTAGGTCAATCAATTACATTGATAGGAATTAGTTATAATTAAACTAACGTCTAGGTCAATAATGTTGAGCCAATGAAAGCTCTACATCAGAGAACGTTGTGAGGTGAAATTATGAATCGTAAGTCTATTTTCTACACATTGATGATTGAACTTCTAACGGGTGGTACTGCCACAACTTTAGCCTTAGTCCTCGCCTTTAAGACCTTTTCTCAGACTTCTCAAGCCTCACCGATTCCTTCTCCATCGACTCAATTTCCTCAAGCCGTTCCTGGGATGGGGGGGATGATGGGGCAACCGGATCAACACTTCACCGTGATGATGATTCCCCATCACGAAGGAGCGATCGCAATGGCAGACCTAGCACTTCAGCGATCGCAGCATCCCGAAATCCTTACCCTTGCCCAATTCATCAAAGACAGTCAAACCCGTGAGATCGAGAAGATGCGAACTTGGTAAAATGAGATTTGATGGCATCAGGTAATTCTTCTAAACTTTGATAGGGCATTAATTCCCCCTTCTCTTCCTAAAATAAACACTATTTACCACCAAATTCGATTTCCATTTTCATCCATCCTAGCTTGACGAATAACATCAGAAATTTCTTCCGCATCTCTAACATGATGAAGAGCTTTTCTTTCTCCATCAGGATATTCAACCATAAAATAAGTCGGAACAACAATATGATCTCCGGTAATATCTGGAGCATCCACCGCAACTTGTTTAGCTTTTTCAGCTAAGGTTTTAGACTCATCAATCCGGTCTCCAGGATTAGCTGTGAGTGTTTTTCCATTTTTTTCTAACTCTTCCTTTTGCCAACGTTTTTGTTGAGGATCAACTTCCTGAGCATTCATCGGTTGTTCAAATTCTTTTAAATTCGCTCTAGGTTCAGAATCACGATTCATTTTAAATCTCCTTATATAATTTTTAAACCTATTTATACTTTAATTAGTCCTACCTCTAACCTTCATCTTTCCCTAGGAATAACCTAAACAAGTTCTACAATTATTGAGCAAAAATTGAGGTTTGGAGATCAAACGTGAAAATCAAAAACCCGATTTCTTCAAGAAACCGGGTTTTTATAATTAATAGACTCTCACAAACTTTAACTTCCTAATACCGAATTTGTAATGGATTTAAGCGATTGATAAGCTTCTGTCAAAGTTTGAGAAACGGGTTGCTGATGGTGTAAAAATACTCTGGCACAATTGCGACCCGGTAAGCCAGAAATTGAACCACCTGGATGGGTTCCTGCTCCGGTTAAAAATAGCCCTTTAATGGGAGTGTGATAATTAGCGATTTCGGGTAAAGGGCGGAAGAACATCATTTGTTCTAAAGTCATATCAATGTGATAATAATTGCCATTAAAAGCTCCTAATCTTTCTCCTAATTCTGCCGGACTTTCAACTCGACGAGCAATAATTGATTGTTTTAAATTCGGAGAATAGTCCGCTAATTTATCTAAAACTCGATCCGCCACTTTATTCTTTAATTCATCTGTCCAACCTGTTCCTTTTAATCCCGTTCCTTCGGCTCCCTCAATTTTATAAGGGGCAAAAAATTCAATCCAAAGGGTATGTTTTCCTTCAGGAGCCATCGTTGGATCAAGCATTGTTGGAACCACAACATACATCGAAGGATCAGCATCAGGAATTTTGCCTAAAGTAGTATCATGGTGAGCAATTTCCACCTGTTTAACGGAGTCTGCAATTAATACAGAACCTATCAAATATTCGTCTCGATGATCATGATGTTCAAAACGCAAAGGTTCCGATAATGCACAATCAATTTTAAGAATAGTTTCATTATTATTAACAATCCGCCGTTCTAACCGTTCTCGCAATTCAGAATCTGCATCATCGACATCCGCAGCATCCATTAAATTCAAAAACAAGCGTTTAGCATCAAT
This window contains:
- a CDS encoding DUF305 domain-containing protein; translated protein: MNRKSIFYTLMIELLTGGTATTLALVLAFKTFSQTSQASPIPSPSTQFPQAVPGMGGMMGQPDQHFTVMMIPHHEGAIAMADLALQRSQHPEILTLAQFIKDSQTREIEKMRTW
- a CDS encoding heavy metal translocating P-type ATPase; this encodes MTQTPSVKTQQMQVGGMDCGSCAAKIEAGVQKIPGVAHISVSVATERLSVTYDPKQVSEQEIRDRVISLGFTIISPEAHDHNHNHDHDHSHHHGSGEFNLKQELIPVLGVVVLLVLGIVFEQPLHHTPYSIAEYAVFIPAYLISGSTVLKAAGRNILRGQVFDENFLMTIATVGAIAIHQLPEAVAVMLFFRIGELFQEYAVGRSRRSIKSVLEVRPDTANLKLNGTLKAVSPEIVNVGDIIIVKPGEKIPLDGEILEGYSQIDTSALTGESVPRTVKVGEVVLAGMINQTGVLTVQVTKPFGESSIAKILDLVENATSKKAETEKFITQFARYYTPVVVVLSLAVALLPPLFIPSATHTEWVYRALILLVISCPCGLVISIPLGYFGGIGGAAKRGILVKGSIFLDILTAVKTVVFDKTGTLTKGVFKVAKIVTQNNFSELELLKIAAQTESHSSHPIAESIREAYGQPIDDADVTNYEEIAGYGIRATVNNQVVLAGNDRLLHRENIDHDTCNVEGTVVHLAVEGRYAGYILIADEIKDDAVKAIQDLKAVGVEHTVMLTGDNGIVAKSIAEQLGVDSYKAELLPEGKVEAIEALLSRSGNSKVAFVGDGINDTPVIARADIGMAMGGLGSDAAIETADVVIMTDAPSKVAEAIQVAKKTRQIVVQNIVLAMGIKGLFIGLGVIGIATLWEAVFADVGVALLAIFNATRVLK